GTCCGCGGGCTCCGTCGGGGCGGGTGGTCATCGCCACGCAGGTGTCGTACGGGACGGTCACCGCGCCGCGCGGGGTCGTGACGCTCACGCCCTCGTCGCCGATGACCAGCGTGACGTTCTCGTCCTCCAGGGACCGGTGGCGGCTTCCCGTGACCGCGGACCCGGAGTACTGCGGGGCCACGGTCAGGCCCGCCCAGTCGACGCCCCGGTGGCCCGGGACCTGGAGCAGGGCGGACCCCCACGCCTCGCGGGCCACCTCGCGCAGGTCCGCGACCGTGACCGCCTCCAGCTCGGCCCGGTGCTCGGCGGGGGAGAGGACGCGGTGGCCGAGGAGGAGGTTGAGGGCGTACCCGGGGAGGGAGGCGGCGGCGAAGTCCGGGACGTCGTAGATCTTGAGCTTCTTGCCGCGGACGGAGTCCAGTTCGGACTGCGCGATGGTGCCGTTGCGGAGGCGCGCGAGGGTGTCGACGAAGCCGCCGGTCACCGCGTCCTGCTTCGCCGGCAGCGCGTCGGCGTACGCGCTGAGCGTCGCGAAGTCGGCGTCGCGCGGGGTGTAGTCGGCCTCCGCCGAGTAGGAGTAACCGCCCTCCTGGCGCAGGTCCTGGAAGAGTGCCCGGCCCAGCACGTCCGCGAAGACCGCGGCCGCCGTGGACCGTCGTACGACCGAGGTCAGGACCACCTGGCCGTTCTCGCCGCAGATGTACGCGGGGGTCACCGGGAGCGCGCTGGTCGCCGCGGGCGCCGGGAAGCGGGTGCCCGTCGGCAGGGCGAGGTCCAGGCCCTCCGGGACGGACTCGCTCGTGATCCACAGCACCGCGTTCTCACGGGTGAATCGGGTCCGCGCCCACTCGCCGACCTGCTCGGGCGTCACGCTCCAGGTCCCCAACTCGTTGTAGCTGGACAGTCCGTAGCCCTGAGCTCCGTAACGCCACAGCGGGAGCTGGGAGTTGGCGCCGTTCGCACGGCCCGCGGCCTCCGTGCGCAGGATCTCCCGCTCGGTGTCCAGCCGCGCCAGCGGCAGTTCCCGCAGGGCCGCGCAGACACTGTTGAGATGCGCTACGACCTCCTCCTCGTCGCCCGTCGCGTGGAAGAGGGTGTACGCGTTCGCCGTCGCGCCGTTGTAGTGCAGGTCGGTCAACTGCAGCCGGTGCAGGGCGAGATGCTCGACGAGATGGGTGATCCCGGCCGTCGCCAGGGTCTCGTCGGCGCGGCCCACCCGGAAGAACAGGCCCGCCGTGACCTCGCCGCCCTGGCGCGGGGCGTAGAGCGTGGGAATGCCCTGGGTGGTGGTGCAGCCGATCAGGCCGGAGAGGGCCTCCGGCGCGAACTCGGTGGTCGTCATCGTCGGCTCCCCCTAGAGCGTCGCGAGCGCGGACTTGCGGTACTTCACGAACGCGGCCTTCCAGCCGGGCAGGTACTGCCACTGGTACTCGTTCACCCGGTTCTCCAGGGAGACGAAGTGCGCGGCCGCGTCCTCGGCATGGCCGCCGATCGAGAAGGCCAGGGCGAACGCGCTGTCCGCCGCGATCCAGCTCCACCCGGGGGCGTAGTCCGGGTGCAGCACGGACGCCCGGGCGGCGGCCCGCAGTTCGTCGCGGACGGAGACACTCCGCATGTACGTCCGCTGCTCCACGCCGTCCAGGTCCGCCCAGTGCTCGATGTGCGCCTCGGCGACCACCGCACCGGCGTGCGAACCGGCCGGGGCCGCGGTCACGCACTCCTGCGCGAAGGCGTGCGCCGCCTCCCAGGAACCGCTCCACTTGGGGCACACCTGCTGGAGCAGCTGGGACTGCGCGCGGAAGTGGTGGGGGTGGTGGGCACAGAGGCGGTCGTAGCGGCGGCGGGCCTCGGTCTGGCCGAGTTCCAGGCCGC
The nucleotide sequence above comes from Streptomyces sp. N50. Encoded proteins:
- a CDS encoding M16 family metallopeptidase, coding for MTTTEFAPEALSGLIGCTTTQGIPTLYAPRQGGEVTAGLFFRVGRADETLATAGITHLVEHLALHRLQLTDLHYNGATANAYTLFHATGDEEEVVAHLNSVCAALRELPLARLDTEREILRTEAAGRANGANSQLPLWRYGAQGYGLSSYNELGTWSVTPEQVGEWARTRFTRENAVLWITSESVPEGLDLALPTGTRFPAPAATSALPVTPAYICGENGQVVLTSVVRRSTAAAVFADVLGRALFQDLRQEGGYSYSAEADYTPRDADFATLSAYADALPAKQDAVTGGFVDTLARLRNGTIAQSELDSVRGKKLKIYDVPDFAAASLPGYALNLLLGHRVLSPAEHRAELEAVTVADLREVAREAWGSALLQVPGHRGVDWAGLTVAPQYSGSAVTGSRHRSLEDENVTLVIGDEGVSVTTPRGAVTVPYDTCVAMTTRPDGARGLTGPDGFAVTVEPTLYLGVTPDRIATIDAAVPEAAVVRLPARAPEHIPRPREAAPDAERSRTPGQATWGWTIAIWLLGMLAAVWGVLGAVTIADEVTGSHPDWGVVLVVLLFEIPLLAVVRTLYMTRRMRRP